Proteins encoded in a region of the Drosophila busckii strain San Diego stock center, stock number 13000-0081.31 chromosome 2L, ASM1175060v1, whole genome shotgun sequence genome:
- the LOC108607771 gene encoding LOW QUALITY PROTEIN: putative ATP-dependent RNA helicase SoYb (The sequence of the model RefSeq protein was modified relative to this genomic sequence to represent the inferred CDS: deleted 1 base in 1 codon), whose product MFFDIITAGVDYDEGQLDTIVITSYVNPQIFCYIKQSQLLAKRKLVQQLEAKLATLCGKSNQLQHYEQQQQVIVRFEAAKKCKLLRGLVLQRQDDEHLVWAQDYGFSINCGSKDMWQLPQQLGSEQHLEYAWGGIGYVAPLNGRQWSKMATKLLDKQLQEAKQLSFKPQAAHFGQLLIKTVDDKILNAMSYLVEKQCVKIVPQVCGLMSTAEPDWEALLTMDLAELNDADVPPGAYAARIMQLMETQTQAADHNNKPLYNNGYHKLGERTRNLKLPSAQPERLEQLLKLHVKPEIPASAQLLCKVRSRHERSVESALTSSASSCSGGSSSCSMDSFESSTEQPKPKPQAKSNRSILELYRQPAKQLRPKEQQQTKSKKEQQEPPLSKPLPAALDRDKLERVYRELQGLSLQSKPPVPAVVPAAPARLVLAHSLEQLQPVNAPAETKLSVAMQRQLRFQQLLPCQRYAWPHLLAGHSLYLVDRPGGGRSWSYVPALCTRVQQAMLMRNVGSKLGPLAIILADTVSNAQLLHGHCQQLLQGFETQLLKVVNSHAHSMVELYQMMLNSCGILVTTVTHLQHLLQSKLHVGMELIDAQRLQCLVIDDYDRLRTALPQQWHEVWQLLQSMLLPQRQLVLVAQQWHAGALLDSFKRLASKPLLLFSDFLEAAIYGQIKLAMALQRSEKKQQQLLQYLDAQQPLKRPTVIYCKHEQQLQQLSQFLNGHGFECIGPTEAEAQRPKQLLLLTDDHPPLKSTRMEQLIHYSLPDSWSKFTYRFHVLQHSIKNCLVETPQGETKLLSSYIMLDESNSGELPRLVRFLAEHGFKLDERMERLALSCRQLSGANRCYCSQLLATGECRQLQCGKRHLPRQEGQPSVRWLRGDTKLQCKLLQVFDPVHYAVIVTRYKTRESPEWQQTRNLSKLSSLSAQLSSQEQQQQQRKLPQPGDVCVWQRNKRQQRVRVLEAQGRELWVQQLDESSGVLRVKPNELVGCPTELAAETALALDVRFAGLLPLLPEGDWTAEATNWVSSTLSELQEQQQLQLTVDFAVANVVYVKEVTVLQHCPAMRTVVKATQLELELLRRGYAKRELQSVQRLRQLQLAMEQTLDEEEDDDEFWDCQPPAEAEAVPQTLEAAEQSIASVKQTEQLQPKIRDSAKAVTDVEQEQELEPPPLSQAAFVQALLQDFSNNNDNNSTQAAQQLLQQLLGEQQQSSKVYVTTTSADATPTTTTTSIGALSCGQIADNAVRPKVLWHQTRTSITLTIEQKVPQYELFHQDQLLIYQVSETTPMQRCVLNLLAAVKVISEQQHGFKLQIKLAKQPPHLLHWPSLLSSLAAQQQAHWLAYDTERGTSPELPRSCLWQRYLPQPQRAQQCDDDDSNDSEQQLSDEIGCDVDFDED is encoded by the exons atgttttttgaTATAATTACAGCAGGCGTGGACTACGATGAGGGCCAGCTGGATACAATTGTGATCACAAGCTATGTTAATCCCCAGATCTTTTGCTATATAAAGCAGTCGCAGCTTTTGGCCAAGCGCAAGTTGGTGCAGCAATTGGAGGCAAAGCTGGCAACACTTTGTGGCAAGAGCAACCAATTGCAGCActatgagcaacaacaacaagtcatTGTGCGATTTGAAGCAGCCAAAAAGTGTAAACTGTTGCGTGGACTTGTGTTGCAGCGTCAGGATGATGAGCATTTGGTCTGGGCGCAGGACTACGGCTTTAGCATTAATTGTGGCAGCAAGGATATGTGGcagttgccacagcagctcGGCAGCGAGCAGCACTTGGAGTATGCTTGGGGTGGCATAGGCTATGTGGCGCCACTAAACGGCAGGCAGTGGTCCAAGATGGCCACAAAGCTGCTGGACAAACAGTTGCAAGAggccaagcagctgagctTTAAGCCACAAGCGGCACACTTTGGTCAGCTGCTGATAAAGACCGTGGACGACAAGATACTGAATGCCATGAGCTATTTGGTGGAGAAGCAATGCGTTAAGATTGTGCCCCAGGTGTGTGGGCTGATGAGCACAGCAGAGCCGGACTGGGAGGCGCTGCTGACAATGGACCTGGCGGAGCTAAACGATGCCGATGTGCCGCCTGGCGCGTATGCTGCGCGGATTATGCAACTCATGGAGACGCAGACGCAGGCAGCggaccacaacaacaagccgcTGTATAACAATGGCTATCATAAGCTGGGCGAGAGGACGCGCAATCTGAAGCTGCCCTCAGCACAGCCAGAGCgcttggagcagctgctcaagctgCATGTCAAGCCGGAGATACCCGCCTCGGCACAGCTGCTGTGCAAGGTGAGGAGTCGTCATGAGCGTAGTGTGGAGTCGGCGCTCACTAGTTCGGCCAGCAGTTGctctggcggcagcagcagctgctcgatGGATAGCTTTGAATCATCCACAGAGCAGCCGAAGCCCAAGCCGCAGGCCAAGAGCAATCGCAGCATACTAGAGTTATATAGACAGCCGGCAAAGCAGCTGCGGCCCAAGGAGCAACAACAGACCAAGTCCAAGAAAGAGCAGCAGGAGCCGCCGCTCTCGAagccgctgccagcagcgctggACAGAGACAAGCTCGAGCGCGTTTATCGAGAGCTGCAAGGACTCTCGCTGCAGTCCAAGCCGCCGGTCCCAGCTGTGGttccagctgctccagcacgCCTGGTGCTCGCCCACAGTctcgagcagctgcagccagtgAATGCACCTGCGGAAACTAAACTCTCGGTGGCTATGCAGCGTCAGCTACGCTTTCAACAACTGCTGCCTTGCCAGCGCTATGCTTGGCCCCATTTGCTTGCCGGGCACTCACTTTATCTGGTGGACAGGCCGGGCGGTGGTCGTTCCTGGAGCTATGTGCCTGCGCTCTGCACACGTGTCCAGCAAGCGATGCTAATGCGCAATGTGGGCAGCAAGCTTGGTCCCTTGGCCATTATACTGGCGGATACGGTGTCCAATGCGCAGCTGCTTCATGGCcactgccagcagctgttgcaaggcTTTGAGACGCAGCTGCTCAAGGTGGTCAACAGTCATGCGCACAGCATGGTGGAGCTTTATCAGATGATGCTCAACTCTTGCGGCATATTGGTGACAACAGTGACGCACTTGCAACACTTGCTGCAGTCCAAGCTGCATGTGGGCATGGAGCTCATTGATGCACAGCGTCTGCAGTGCTTGGTCATAGATGATTACGATCGCTTGCGCACTGCTCTGCCGCAGCAGTGGCACGAAGTctggcaattgttgcaaagcatgttgctgccacagcggCAACTGGTGCTTGTGGCACAGCAGTGGCATGCAGGCGCCTTGCTCGACTCCTTCAAGCGCTTGGCCTCGAAGCCTCTGCTGCTCTTCAGCGACTTTCTAGAGGCGGCCATCTATGGCCAGATCAAGCTCGCAATGGCGCTGCAACGTTCcgagaagaagcagcaacagttgctccAATACTTAGACGCACAGCAGCCGCTAAAGCGACCCACTGTCATCTATTGcaagcatgagcagcagctccagcaactGTCGCAGTTTCTTAACGGGCACGGCTTTGAATGCATCGGCCCTACTGAAGCGGAAGCACAG CGaccaaagcagctgctgctgctgactgacGATCATCCCCCATTGAAGTCAACGCGTATGGAGCAGTTGATACACTATAGTCTGCCCGATTCCTGGTCAAAGTTTACGTATCGCTTTCATGTGCTGCAGCACAGCATCAAGAACTGCCTGGTGGAGACGCCGCAAGGTGAAACAAAGCTCCTCAGCAGTTATATAATGCTGGATGAGAGCAACAGCGGAGAGCTGCCCAGGCTGGTGAGATTCCTGGCGGAGCATGGCTTCAAGTTGGATGAGCGCATGGAGCGCTTGGCGCTGAGTTGTCGTCAGCTCAGTGGAGCGAATCGTTGCTATTGCAGCCAACTGTTGGCCACGGGTGAATGCAGGCAGCTGCAATGTGGCAAGCGGCACTTGCCGCGGCAAGAGGGGCAGCCAAGTGTGCGCTGGCTGCGTGGCGACACCAAGTTGCaatgcaagctgctgcaggTGTTCGATCCTGTGCACTATGCGGTTATAGTGACGCGTTATAAGACGCGGGAGAGTCCGGAGTGGCAGCAGACGCGCAATCTTTCGAAGCTGAGCAGCTTGAGCGCGCAGCTCTCAagtcaagagcagcagcagcagcagcgaaagttGCCACAGCCTGGTGATGTCTGCGTGTGGCAGCGTAACAAGCGCCAGCAACGCGTGCGTGTGCTGGAGGCGCAGGGGCGTGAACTGTGGGTGCAGCAGCTGGACGAGAGCAGTGGCGTGCTGCGAGTTAAACCCAACGAGTTGGTTGGCTGTCCAACAGAGCTTGCAGCTGAGACAGCTCTGGCTTTGGATGTACGATTCGCTGgcttgttgccgctgctgcctgAGGGCGATTGGACTGCCGAGGCGACCAACTGGGTCAGCTCGACGCTGAGCgagctgcaggagcagcagcaactgcagttgaCTGTAGACTTTGCC GTGGCCAATGTGGTCTATGTCAAGGAGGTGACAGTATTGCAGCACTGTCCGGCCATGCGCACTGTGGTAAAGGCAacgcagctggagctggagctgctgcgtcgTGGCTATGCCAAGCGTGAGCTGCAAAGTGTGCAGCGTTTGCGacagttgcagttggcaaTGGAGCAAACACTAGATGAGGAGGAAGATGATGATGAATTCTGGGACTGTCAGCCGCCAGCGGAGGCTGAAGCTGTGCCGCAAACTTTGGAAGCGGCTGAGCAAAGCATAGCAAGCGTCAAGCAAacggagcagctgcagccgaaGATCAGGGACTCGGCTAAAGCTGTAACTGATGTGGAGCAGGAGCAAGAGCTGGAGCCGCCACCACTAAGCCAGGCGGCATTTGTGCAAGCTTTGCTGCAGGACTTtagcaataataatgataacaACTCtacgcaagcagcgcagcaattgctgcaacagctgctgggtgagcagcagcaatcaagcAAAGTTTATGTCACAACAACCAGCGCtgatgccacgcccaccaccaccaccacatcCATCGGTGCTTTGAGTTGCGGCCAGATTGCAGACAATGCGGTGCGGCCCAAGGTGCTGTGGCACCAAACGCGGACAAGCATCACTCTAACCATTGAGCAGAAAGTGCCGCAATACGAGCTGTTCCACCAAGACCAGCTGCTGATCTATCAAGTCTCGGAGACTACGCCGATGCAGCGTTGCGTGCTCAATTTGTTGGCTGCCGTCAAAGTGATTTcagagcagcaacatggcTTCAAGCTGCAGATAAAGTTGGCCAAGCAGCCGCCACACTTGTTGCATTGGCCCAGCTTGCTGAGTTCTCTTGCtgcacagcagcaggcgcattGGCTGGCTTATGATACGGAGCGTGGCACTTCACCAGAGCTGCCTAGATCGTGCCTATGGCAGCGTTATttgccccagccccagcgAGCGCAGCAATGCGATGATGACGACAGCAACGACTCGGAGCAGCAGCTTTCGGATGAAATTGGCTGCGATGTTGATTTTGATGAGGACTAA
- the LOC108598823 gene encoding neurogenic protein big brain: MADESLHTMPLEHNIDYHIVTLFERLEAMRKDSHGNAINNRLSSTLQAPKRSMQAEIRTLEFWRSIISECLASFLYVFIVCGAAAGAGVGASVSSVLLATALASGLAMATLTQCFLHISGAHINPAVTLACCVVRHISPIRAVMYMTAQCGGGIAGAALLYGVTVPGYQGNLQAAISHSAALAAWERFGVEFILTFVVVLCYFVSTDAIKKFMGSSSFAIGAAYSACCFVSMPYLNPARSLGPSFVLNKWDNHWVYWFGPLVGGMASGLVYEHIFSSRRSVRHGKGSIDNDSSSIQSEDELNYDMDMEKPNKYHQSGTYPRQANAGGGGGAAAATQHPNANMPPMVMGAGNYCQNLYTAPPLSSKYEQQPQEPLYGGTRSLYCRSPTLTRTNLNRSQSVYTKSNTAINRDIVPRPGPLVPAQSLYPMRTTQQQQQHSNSPNSATQQQQQQQSSHLQNQNVQNQMQARTESIYGMRGSIRGQQQPLQQQQQQQAVNMQQQQQQQQQQQLQTAAPLMAEPAAQPQGFQPVYGSRNNPTPLDGNHKFERREQQQQLYGLSAPRNRGQSAQSDDSSYGSYHGSAVTPPARHPSVEPSPPPPPMLMYAPPPQPSAAHPQPIRTQSERKVSAPVVVSQPAACAVTYTSSQMPASVTTSTPQQQQQQQQQQQHQQQQQQLMLQQQQQQQQQHYGMLPLRQN, encoded by the exons ATGGCCGACGAAAGTTTACACACAATGCCGCTGGAGCATAATATAGACTATCATATAGTGACATTGTTTGAGCGCTTGGAGGCGATGCGCAAGGATTCACATGGCAACGCCATCAACAATCGCCTCTCCAGCACTCTGCAGGCGCCCAAGCGCAGCATGCAGGCTGAGATACGCACCTTGGAGTTCTGGAG ATCCATCATCAGCGAGTGCTTAGCCTCGTTCCTGTATGTGTTCATCGTTTGTGGAGCGGCAGCGGGCGCGGGTGTGGGTGCCAGCGTCTCATCAGTGCTACTGGCAACGGCTCTCGCTTCTGGACTGGCCATGGCAACCTTAACGCAATGCTTTCTGCATATATCGG GCGCCCATATAAATCCCGCTGTTACCTTGGCCTGCTGCGTAGTGCGCCACATCTCCCCCATCCGCGCTGTCATGTATATGACCGCCCAGTGCGGCGGTGGCATTGCCGGAGCTGCCTTGCTCTATGG CGTGACTGTGCCTGGATATCAAGGTAATCTACAGGCGGCTATTTCGCATAGCGCTGCCCTCGCTGCCTGGGAACGCTTTGGCGTGGAATTTATACTCACTTTCGTTGTGGTGCTCTGCTATTTCGTCTCCACGGATGCCATTAAGAAGTTCATGGGCAGCTCATCGTTTGCCATTGGTGCGGCCTACAGTGCCTGTTGCTTTGTCTCG atGCCTTATTTGAATCCCGCACGCTCTTTGGGTCCATCATTTGTGCTTAACAAATGGGACAACCATTGGGTCTACTGGTTCGGTCCACTTGTGGGCGGCATGGCCTCCGGCTTGGTCTACGAGCACATCTTCAGCTCCCGTCGCAGCGTGCGTCATGGCAAGGGCAGCATTGACAACGACTCCAGCTCCATACAGTCAGAGGATGAACTCAACTATGACATGGACATGGAGAAGCCCAACAAGTATCATCAATCGGGCACGTATCCACGACAGGCGaacgctggcggcggcggcggcgccgcagcagcaacacagcatCCAAATGCGAACATGCCGCCCATGGTTATGGGCGCGGGCAACTATTGCCAGAATCTGTACACAGCACCGCCTTTGTCTTCCAagtatgagcagcagccacaggaGCCGCTGTATGGCGgcactcgctcgctctacTGCCGCTCGCCCACGCTGACGCGCACCAATCTGAATCGTTCGCAATCTGTTTATACGAAGAGCAATACGGCCATCAATCGTGACATAGTGCCGCGTCCTGGACCTTTGGTGCCCGCGCAGAGCTTGTATCCCATGCGCActactcagcagcagcagcagcacagcaacagcCCAAACTcagcaacacaacagcagcagcagcaacagtcttCGCATttgcaaaatcaaaatgtgcaaaatcaaatgcaagcGCGTACTGAAAGTATTTATGGCATGCGTGGCTCCATACGCGgacagcagcaaccattgcagcagcagcagcagcaacaagctgttaatatgcaacagcaacaacaacagcagcagcagcaacagttgcagacAGCAGCACCATTGATGGCGGAACCAGCAGCTCAACCACAAGGCTTTCAACCCGTCTACGGCTCACGCAACAATCCCACACCACTGGACGGCAATCACAAGTTCGAGCGTcgcgaacagcagcagcaactgtatGGCCTAAGCGCACCACGCAATCGCGGCCAATCGGCGCAATCGGATGACAGCTCCTATGGCTCATATCATGGCTCGGCAGTCACTCCGCCCGCGCGTCATCCCAGCGTTGAGCCctcgccaccaccaccacccatgCTCATGTATGCGCCGCCGCCTCAACCCTCAGCCGCGCATCCTCAACCCATTCGCACCCAATCGGAGCGCAAGGTGAGTGCGCCTGTTGTTGTCTCCCAGCCCGCGGCCTGTGCGGTCACCTACACCAGTTCCCAGATGCCCGCCAGCGTAACAACAAGcacaccacagcagcaacagcaacagcaacagcagcagcaacatcagcagcagcagcaacaattaatgctgcagcaacagcaacaacagcagcagcaacattacgGCATGTTGCCGTTGAGGCAAAACTGA
- the LOC108599154 gene encoding 60S ribosomal protein L13 — protein sequence MGKGNNMIPNQHYHKWWQRHVRTWFNQPARKVRRHENRVKKAKAVFPRPASGPLRPVVRCPTIRYHTKLRAGRGFTLEELKGAGLSYGFAKTIGISVDRRRKNKSLESRQRNIQRLKEYRSKLILFPINEKKIRKGESTVDECKLATQLKGPVMPLKKEQPVVEFREVTQDEKKFKAFATLRKARTDARLVGIRAKRAKEAAESEEGNKGDAKKGKK from the exons ATGGGTAAGGGTAATAATATGATCCCAAATCAGCACTACCACAAGTGGTGGCAGCGTCATGTGCGTACCTGGTTCAACCAGCCGGCGCGCAAGGTGCGCAGACACGAGAATCGCGTGAAGAAGGCTAAGGCTGTCTTCCCACGTCCCGCCAGCGGCCCACTGCGTCCAGTGGTGCGTTGCCCCACCATCCGCTACCACACAAAATTGCGTGCTGGACGCGGTTTCACCCTTGAGGAACTGAAG GGCGCTGGTCTGAGCTACGGCTTTGCCAAGACCATTGGCATTTCTGTGGATCGTCGTCGCAAGAACAAGTCTCTGGAATCCCGTCAGCGCAACATTCAGCGCCTTAAGGAATACAGAAGCAAACTGATTCTGTTCCCCATCAACGAGAAGAAGATCCGCAAGGGCGAGTCCACCGTTGATGAGTGCAAGCTGGCCACACAGCTTAAGGGTCCAGTCATGCCACTCAAGAAGGAACAACCCGTGGTTGAGTTCCGTGAGGTCACACAGGACGAGAAGAAGTTCAAGGCATTTGCAACTCTGCGCAAG GCACGTACTGATGCTCGTTTGGTCGGCATTCGCGCTAAGCGCGCCAAGGAGGCAGCTGAGAGCGAGGAGGGCAACAAGGGTGATGCCAAGAAGGGCAAGAAGTAA